A genomic window from Salvia splendens isolate huo1 chromosome 11, SspV2, whole genome shotgun sequence includes:
- the LOC121754110 gene encoding uncharacterized protein LOC121754110 isoform X2: MNAAGNRGSRSPFDPYASDSSDSPSPLMKFLRSVDPPPSFLTPVKDEEDVIVMDGISVPNSNKGSGEVRLRLPLMPSNSLNCRFVSHYRETSHMCQFGSQCQFAHGKEELRHHRFSGKTKLKISKPNSSFVGSSDSSPSPCGSEFNRNSQVKAAAAEEAFSMPPLSPVPAEEVSGTSTVPDTTIYARLGLDSSD; the protein is encoded by the exons ATGAATGCGGCCGGCAATCGCGGCTCTAGGTCACCGTTCGATCCCTACGCATCAGACAGCTCCGATTCCCCGTCTCCGCTGATGAAGTTCCTGCGCTCTGTCGATCCGCCACCGTCGTTCCTCACGCCGGTCAAGGATGAGGAAGATGTGATTGTTATGGATGGGATTTCCGTGCCTAATTCCAACAAAGGAAGCGGTGAAGTGAGACTGAGGTTGCCTTTGATGCCATCAAACTCTCTCAACTGCAGATTTGTGAGCCATTACCGGGAAACTTCTCATATGTGCCAATTTGGTTCCCAATGTCAG TTTGCACACGGCAAAGAGGAGCTGCGCCATCATCGGTTCTCAGGCAAGACCAAACTCAAG ATCTCCAAACCAAACAGCAGTTTTGTGGGATCAAGCGATTCAAGCCCATCTCCATGTGGCTCTGAGTTCAACCGAAACAGCCAAGTCAAGGCTGCCGCAGCAGAAGAGGCATTCTCAATGCCACCACTATCACCAGTCCCAGCTGAAGAAGTTTCTGGAACTAGCACGGTCCCGGACACTACTATATATGCTCGTCTCGGATTGGACTCCTCGGACTGA
- the LOC121754110 gene encoding uncharacterized protein LOC121754110 isoform X1: protein MNAAGNRGSRSPFDPYASDSSDSPSPLMKFLRSVDPPPSFLTPVKDEEDVIVMDGISVPNSNKGSGEVRLRLPLMPSNSLNCRFVSHYRETSHMCQFGSQCQFAHGKEELRHHRFSGKTKLKDRSPNQTAVLWDQAIQAHLHVALSSTETAKSRLPQQKRHSQCHHYHQSQLKKFLELARSRTLLYMLVSDWTPRTDGIEVCLPCVDKSSSEEDVGAYMENVLYGAKVKRRLPVFVGICSDS from the exons ATGAATGCGGCCGGCAATCGCGGCTCTAGGTCACCGTTCGATCCCTACGCATCAGACAGCTCCGATTCCCCGTCTCCGCTGATGAAGTTCCTGCGCTCTGTCGATCCGCCACCGTCGTTCCTCACGCCGGTCAAGGATGAGGAAGATGTGATTGTTATGGATGGGATTTCCGTGCCTAATTCCAACAAAGGAAGCGGTGAAGTGAGACTGAGGTTGCCTTTGATGCCATCAAACTCTCTCAACTGCAGATTTGTGAGCCATTACCGGGAAACTTCTCATATGTGCCAATTTGGTTCCCAATGTCAG TTTGCACACGGCAAAGAGGAGCTGCGCCATCATCGGTTCTCAGGCAAGACCAAACTCAAG GATAGATCTCCAAACCAAACAGCAGTTTTGTGGGATCAAGCGATTCAAGCCCATCTCCATGTGGCTCTGAGTTCAACCGAAACAGCCAAGTCAAGGCTGCCGCAGCAGAAGAGGCATTCTCAATGCCACCACTATCACCAGTCCCAGCTGAAGAAGTTTCTGGAACTAGCACGGTCCCGGACACTACTATATATGCTCGTCTCGGATTGGACTCCTCGGACTGATGGGATCGAGGTCTGTTTGCCTTGTGTGGACAAGAGTTCATCAGAGGAAGATGTGGGTGCTTATATGGAGAATGTGCTGTATggggccaaggtgaagaggagGCTGCCTGTGTTTGTTGGGATTTGCTCTGACTCTTAG
- the LOC121756507 gene encoding dynamin-like protein ARC5: MDDDGHSLTHLSNDTAADGNWKLYEAYNELHGLAQEFSTPFDAPAVLVVGHQTEGKSALVEALMGFQFNHVGGGTKTRRPITLHMKFNPDCDAPLCRLLSDSDPSVPQDKSLYEIQAYIEAENMRLEKESYQFSSKEIIIRIEYKNCPNLTIIDTPGLIAPAPARKNRALQSQARAVESLVRAKMQHKEFIILCLEDCSDWSNATTRRVVMQIDPELSRTVVVSTKLDTKIPQFARASDVEVFLSPSASALDGFMLGDSPFFTSVPSGRVGTGHESVYRSNDEFKQAISLREMDDRSALEEKLGRSLSKQERSRIGVSSLKLFLEELLQKRYMDSVPLIIPLLEKEYRSTTRKLNEINQELSTLDEVKLKEKGRNFHDMFLTKLSLLLKGTVVAPPDKFGETLQDERVNGGAFIGTDGLQFPHKLIPNAGMRLYGGAQYHRAMAEFRFVVGGIKCPPITREAIVNACGVEDIHDGTNYSRTACVIAVAKARDTFEPFLHQLGCRLLHILKRLVPISVFLLQKDGEYLSGHDVFLKRVSSAFDIFAESTERSCSEKCMEDLVSTTRYVSWSLHNKNRAGLRQFLDSFGGSEQSNTAVNSSGLSTELSSGFASNDRQDVKSKADVKLNSLAPGNDSTASAPTTETRLADLLDSTLWNRRLAPSSERIVYALVQQIFHGIREYFLASTELKFNCFLLMPVVDKLPALLRADLEATFEDVDNVFDISTVRHSLGHRKREMEIELKRMQRLKDKFREIHEQLSSSQTMSRA; the protein is encoded by the exons ATGGACGACGACGGCCACTCCCTCACTCACCTCAGCAATGACACCGCCGCCGACGGAAACTGGAAGCTCTACGAGGCCTACAACGAGCTCCACGGCCTGGCGCAGGAGTTCTCGACGCCGTTCGACGCGCCGGCGGTGCTGGTGGTGGGCCACCAGACCGAGGGGAAGAGCGCCCTCGTGGAGGCCCTGATGGGCTTCCAGTTCAACCACGTCGGCGGCGGCACCAAGACGCGCCGCCCCATCACCCTCCACATGAAGTTCAACCCCGACTGCGACGCCCCTCTCTGCCGCCTCCTCTCCGACTCCGACCCCTCCGTCCCCCAGGATAAATCTCTTTACGAAATTCAG GCTTATATTGAAGCTGAAAACATGAGACTTGAGAAAGAATCTTATCAATTTTCATCGAAAGAGATAATAATCAGAATAGAGTACAAAAACTGTCCAAACCTTACCATAATAGACACTCCTGGACTCATCGCTCCAGCTCCAGCTCGGAAAAATCGTGCTTTGCAG TCTCAAGCGCGAGCCGTGGAGTCTCTAGTGCGGGCTAAAATGCAACATAAGGAATTCATCATATTGTGTCTCGAAGATTGTAGTGATTGGAGCAATGCCACTACCCGCAGGGTTGTGATGCAA ATTGATCCTGAACTTTCAAGGACAGTAGTTGTCTCCACGAAGCTTGATACGAAGATCCCTCAGTTTGCACGTGCTTCAGATGTGGAGGTTTTTCTTTCACCATCTGCAAGCGCACTCGATGGATTCATGTTAGGCGATTCACCCTTTTTCACTTCTGTTCCTTCCGGAAGAGTTGGAACTGGGCATGAGTCAGTTTATAGATCTAACGATGAGTTCAAACAG GCTATATCTTTGAGGGAGATGGATGATAGATCAGCTTTGGAGGAAAAATTGGGTAGATCACTTTCGAAACAGGAAAGGAGTAGAATAGGTGTTAGCAGTCTTAAGTTATTCTTGGAAGAGTTGCTACAGAAAAG GTATATGGACAGTGTACCTCTTATCATTCCGCTTCTTGAGAAAGAGTACCGAAGTACAACAAGGAAGCTAAATGAAATTAATCAGGAACTCAG CACTTTGGATGAAGTAAAGCTGAAGGAGAAAGGAAGAAATTTTCATGATATGTTCTTGACCAAG TTATCACTTTTACTGAAGGGGACGGTTGTCGCACCACCAGATAAATTTG GAGAAACACTGCAGGACGAGAGGGTTAATGGAGGTGCATTTATTGGCACTGATGGTCTTCAATTTCCTCACAAGTTAATACCT AATGCAGGGATGCGTCTTTATGGAGGTGCTCAATATCATCGTGCAATGGCTGAGTTCCGTTTTGTTGTTGGCGGGATCAAATGCCCTCCAATCACACGTGAAGCGATTGTCAATGCCTGTGGAGTTGAGGACATTCATGATGGAACAAACTATTCGAG GACAGCTTGCGTAATTGCTGTTGCAAAGGCTCGTGATACTTTTGAGCCTTTTCTCCATCAG TTAGGTTGCCGGCTGCTGCACATTCTCAAGAGGCTGGTCCCCATCTCTGTTTTCCTTCTCCAG AAAGATGGTGAATATCTTAGCGGCCATGATGTTTTTCTAAAGCGTGTTTCATCTGCCTTCGACATCTTCGCTGAATCCACTGAACGGTCATGCAGCGAAAA GTGTATGGAGGATTTGGTGAGCACTACTCGCTATGTTTCATGGTCACTTCACAACAAG AATAGGGCTGGATTACGACAGTTCTTGGATTCATTTGGTGGGTCAGAACAGTCCAACACTGCAGTCAATTCTTCCGGTCTTTCTACAGAGTTATCGTCTGGATTTGCAAGCAATGATAGGCAAGACGTTAAGTCCAAAGCAGACGTGAAACTCAATAGTTTGGCTCCAGGAAATGATTCCACAGCTAGTGCTCCAACAACAGAGACAAGGCTAGCTGACCTTTTAGATAGTACACTATGGAACAGAAGGCTTGCCCCTTCATCCGAAAGGATTGTTTACGCTTTGGTTCAGCAGATATTTCATGGAATCCGAGAATACTTCCTGGCCTCTACTGAGCTCAAG TTCAATTGCTTTTTGCTTATGCCCGTTGTTGACAAGTTGCCTGCACTTCTCCGGGCAGACTTAGAGGCCACTTTTGAAGACGTTGATAATGTCTTTGACATTAGTACTGTGCGGCATTCTTTAGGACACCGTAagagagaaatggagattgagcTGAAACGG ATGCAAAGGCTTAAAGATAAATTCAGAGAAATTCACGAACAGCTGAGTTCAAGTCAAACCATGTCGAGGGCCTAG